One Campylobacter concisus DNA window includes the following coding sequences:
- a CDS encoding glucose-6-phosphate isomerase, with translation MIETSFKFNFASSEVIDSYAKRINDEYESGEIGYYHLPALGQNLLGEIKEYEKGLAHIKNVVLVGIGGSSLGVKALKSMLEGTKWIKRELLFLDNVDPCSYKSTLSGLNFDETLFIISSKSGNTIETITIFKCLLDDFKPQNLGKNFLIITDPGTNLENFAKENGIKFFNIPKNVGGRFSVLSAIGLVPLGICGYDIKALLEGALACKKQYIEQKDSSIVAKAYHYATSRSASINVIFSYCDRFFEFNDWYVQLWAESLGKKRGYKRVGLTPVGLVGSRDQHSFLQLIMDGVKDKSVTFIKIKDHASDKTIPNLSLKGLEECDFVAGLSLNELINLQCDATAMALVQEGISVDTITLERLDEFHAGWLIFYYELLTSATGIMLGINTYDQPGVEIGKRILKTMLLK, from the coding sequence ATGATAGAAACTTCATTTAAATTTAACTTTGCAAGCAGCGAGGTCATCGACTCCTATGCCAAACGCATAAACGACGAGTACGAAAGCGGCGAGATAGGCTACTACCACCTGCCAGCTCTTGGGCAAAATTTGCTCGGCGAGATCAAGGAATATGAGAAGGGGCTAGCTCATATCAAAAATGTAGTACTTGTTGGCATTGGTGGCAGCAGTCTTGGCGTAAAGGCGCTAAAATCGATGCTTGAAGGCACAAAATGGATAAAAAGAGAGCTTTTGTTTTTAGATAACGTCGATCCTTGCAGCTACAAAAGCACGCTTAGTGGGCTAAATTTTGACGAGACCCTTTTTATAATAAGCTCAAAATCAGGCAACACGATCGAGACGATCACTATTTTTAAGTGCTTGCTTGATGACTTTAAGCCTCAAAATTTAGGTAAAAATTTCCTCATCATAACTGATCCTGGGACAAATTTAGAAAATTTCGCCAAAGAAAATGGCATTAAATTTTTTAACATCCCAAAAAATGTTGGCGGGAGATTTAGCGTGCTAAGTGCGATCGGTCTTGTGCCTCTTGGTATCTGCGGCTACGATATAAAGGCACTTTTGGAGGGCGCGCTTGCTTGTAAAAAGCAATACATCGAGCAAAAAGATAGCTCAATAGTCGCTAAAGCCTACCACTACGCCACTAGCAGAAGTGCTAGCATAAATGTCATATTTAGCTATTGCGATAGATTTTTTGAATTTAACGACTGGTACGTGCAGCTTTGGGCGGAGAGCCTTGGTAAAAAAAGAGGCTATAAAAGGGTCGGCCTTACGCCAGTCGGACTTGTTGGTAGCCGCGACCAGCACAGCTTTTTGCAGCTTATCATGGACGGCGTAAAAGATAAGAGTGTGACATTTATAAAGATAAAAGATCACGCAAGCGACAAGACTATCCCAAATTTAAGCCTAAAAGGGCTTGAAGAGTGCGATTTTGTGGCGGGTCTAAGCCTAAATGAGCTTATAAATTTGCAGTGCGACGCGACTGCTATGGCGCTGGTGCAAGAGGGCATAAGTGTCGATACTATCACGCTTGAGAGGCTTGATGAGTTTCATGCTGGCTGGCTCATTTTTTACTATGAGCTACTAACCTCGGCCACTGGTATCATGCTAGGCATCAACACATACGATCAACCAGGCGTTGAGATAGGAAAACGCATCTTAAAAACTATGCTTTTAAAGTAG
- a CDS encoding DUF1287 domain-containing protein, with product MKNFLLLALFATQIFAFSASKFVNDARSQIGVTLSYDPSYERLAYPMGDVDIKKGVCTDVVVRALRHQDMDLQRLIFEDMSRNFARYPKKWGLKKADKNIDHRRVLNIATYLKRKGFEVSDDKFLPGDIVTWMLPRNLPHIGVISDKFEGQTPLVIHNIGSGVQEENILYSYKITGHFRLK from the coding sequence ATGAAGAATTTTCTACTTTTAGCTCTTTTTGCCACGCAAATTTTTGCTTTTTCGGCGAGTAAATTTGTAAATGACGCTAGGTCGCAGATCGGCGTGACGCTAAGTTATGATCCAAGCTATGAAAGGCTTGCTTACCCAATGGGCGACGTGGATATCAAAAAGGGCGTTTGCACCGACGTTGTGGTAAGGGCGCTACGTCATCAGGATATGGATCTGCAAAGGCTTATTTTTGAAGATATGAGTAGAAATTTCGCAAGATATCCTAAAAAATGGGGACTTAAAAAGGCTGATAAAAACATCGATCACAGGCGCGTTTTAAACATCGCTACCTATCTAAAAAGAAAAGGTTTTGAGGTGAGCGATGATAAATTTCTGCCAGGGGATATCGTCACATGGATGCTCCCAAGAAATCTACCTCACATCGGCGTGATCTCAGATAAATTTGAAGGCCAAACGCCGCTTGTCATCCACAATATCGGCTCTGGCGTGCAAGAAGAAAACATACTTTATAGCTACAAGATCACGGGGCATTTTAGACTAAAGTAG
- a CDS encoding ABC-F family ATP-binding cassette domain-containing protein, with amino-acid sequence MLEVRGLTQRFASSLLFEDVNLKLNRHNRYGLIGANGAGKSTFLKILSGAIEPTSGEIIIENGLKVGVLGQDQFAFENFTLKDAVLYGNKRLYDAVKEKEKLYMSEEFTDEINERLSELEMISAEEDPSYEYETRIEKILSSLGLNEFDKLMSEVENSDKVKVLLAQVLFPKPDILFLDEPTNNLDIDAIAWLENELNRHEGTLVVISHDRHFLNRVCTNILDVDFKKIREFSGNYDDWYMAANLIAKQHEMERDKKLKEKEELEKFIARFSANASKAKQATSRAKQLEKLDIAEIAVSSRRDPSILFRANREIGNELIELKNVSKKFDDKVIFDGLNFKLEKGDKLAIIGHNGVGKSTLCKIIMGELKPDVGEVHIGATIEPGYFAQDTVNKIEGELKLYEYLQDAKNKDIDEIRKCLGRMLFSGAEQEKAVGALSGGEKHRVRLAQLMLHRPNLLVMDEPNNHLDLEAIIALGEAFYNFSGSVICVSHDRELIDAFANRILHLKGSGEVVDFKGTYEEYRANLGLEG; translated from the coding sequence ATGTTAGAAGTTAGGGGACTTACTCAAAGATTTGCAAGCAGTTTGCTATTTGAGGATGTAAATTTAAAGCTAAATCGCCACAACAGATACGGACTAATCGGCGCAAATGGCGCTGGTAAATCGACATTTTTAAAAATTTTAAGCGGAGCTATTGAGCCAACTAGCGGCGAGATCATCATAGAAAATGGACTAAAGGTTGGTGTGCTTGGGCAAGATCAGTTTGCGTTTGAAAATTTCACGCTAAAAGATGCCGTGCTTTATGGCAACAAACGCCTATATGACGCTGTAAAAGAGAAAGAAAAGCTCTATATGAGCGAGGAATTTACAGATGAGATAAACGAGCGCTTAAGCGAGCTTGAGATGATAAGCGCTGAAGAGGATCCAAGCTACGAGTACGAGACTAGGATAGAAAAAATTTTAAGCTCGCTTGGACTAAATGAATTTGATAAGCTTATGAGCGAGGTTGAAAACTCGGATAAAGTTAAGGTTTTGCTGGCTCAAGTGCTATTTCCAAAGCCAGACATCTTGTTCTTAGACGAGCCAACAAACAACCTTGATATAGACGCAATCGCATGGCTAGAAAACGAGCTAAACCGCCACGAGGGCACACTTGTGGTTATCAGTCACGACAGGCACTTTTTAAATAGGGTTTGCACAAACATTTTGGACGTGGATTTTAAGAAAATTCGCGAGTTTTCAGGCAACTACGACGACTGGTATATGGCTGCAAATTTGATTGCAAAGCAGCATGAGATGGAGCGTGATAAGAAGCTAAAAGAGAAAGAGGAGCTAGAGAAATTTATCGCGAGATTTTCAGCAAATGCGAGCAAGGCAAAGCAGGCGACCTCACGTGCAAAACAGCTTGAAAAGCTCGACATAGCAGAGATCGCTGTCTCAAGCAGACGTGATCCAAGCATTTTATTTCGTGCAAACCGCGAGATAGGCAATGAACTAATTGAGCTTAAAAACGTAAGTAAGAAATTTGATGATAAAGTGATATTTGACGGGTTAAATTTCAAGCTCGAAAAGGGCGACAAGCTAGCTATCATCGGTCACAATGGCGTTGGTAAAAGTACACTTTGTAAGATTATAATGGGCGAGCTAAAGCCTGACGTGGGCGAGGTACATATAGGTGCGACCATAGAGCCAGGGTATTTTGCGCAAGATACAGTAAATAAGATAGAGGGCGAGCTAAAGCTTTATGAGTACCTCCAAGATGCCAAAAACAAAGACATCGACGAGATCAGAAAGTGTCTTGGTAGGATGCTCTTTAGCGGTGCTGAGCAAGAAAAGGCAGTCGGCGCGCTAAGTGGTGGCGAAAAGCACCGTGTAAGGCTAGCTCAACTTATGCTTCATCGTCCAAATTTACTTGTCATGGACGAGCCAAATAACCACCTTGATCTTGAGGCTATCATTGCGCTTGGCGAGGCGTTTTACAACTTTAGTGGCTCAGTCATCTGCGTGAGCCACGACAGGGAGCTGATAGATGCCTTTGCAAATAGAATTTTACACCTAAAAGGTAGTGGCGAAGTCGTTGATTTTAAAGGCACATACGAAGAGTATAGAGCAAATTTAGGACTTGAAGGCTAA
- a CDS encoding aspartate ammonia-lyase — MATRREHDFIGELEISDNFYYGIQTFRATENFHMSGRTLKEYPYFVKAFAQIKKAAALANKEVGVLDPKIADALAKAADRVIAGEFLDQFVVDMVQGGAGTSTNMNSNEVITNIALESLGHKKGEYQYIHPNDHTNLGQSTNDTYPSSIKVATYAKLTDLLAAMNLLKDELEKKAKEFKDIIKMGRTELEDAVPTTLGNTFNAFASYIKSDIEKITAARESMTHLNMGATAIGTGINCHPEYKNVVVKKLKEITGVDFKKADDFIAATQDTADFVHVSGALKTAAVRLSKIANDLRLMNSGPRCGLGEINLPQMQPGSSIMPGKVNPVIAEVVGEACYEVIGNDVTIMLCSERGEFELNAFEPGIAYALFNSIFILENAMKTLAEKAIKKLTANPEACLKSVLGSVGIVTAFNPYIGYEKSASIAKEALQTGKAVGDICLERGYLSKEEIDKILEPKNMLNPSMVK; from the coding sequence ATGGCAACCAGAAGAGAACATGATTTTATTGGCGAGTTGGAAATTTCTGACAATTTTTACTATGGTATCCAAACATTTAGGGCTACTGAAAACTTCCACATGAGCGGTAGAACATTAAAAGAGTATCCATACTTTGTAAAGGCATTTGCACAGATCAAAAAAGCTGCTGCGCTTGCAAATAAAGAGGTTGGCGTTTTAGATCCAAAGATAGCTGATGCTTTGGCAAAAGCTGCTGATAGAGTAATAGCTGGCGAGTTTTTAGATCAATTTGTCGTTGATATGGTTCAAGGTGGAGCAGGAACAAGTACAAATATGAACTCAAACGAGGTTATCACAAACATCGCGCTTGAGAGCCTTGGTCACAAAAAAGGCGAGTATCAATACATCCATCCAAATGACCACACAAACCTTGGACAAAGCACAAATGATACTTATCCAAGCTCTATTAAAGTAGCAACTTATGCAAAACTTACTGACTTGCTTGCTGCTATGAATTTACTAAAAGATGAGCTTGAGAAAAAAGCAAAAGAATTTAAAGATATCATCAAAATGGGTAGAACAGAGCTTGAAGATGCCGTTCCTACAACACTTGGCAACACTTTTAACGCATTTGCAAGCTACATCAAAAGTGACATCGAAAAGATCACAGCTGCTCGTGAGTCAATGACGCATCTAAACATGGGTGCAACTGCGATAGGCACAGGCATCAACTGCCACCCAGAGTATAAAAATGTAGTTGTTAAAAAACTAAAAGAGATCACTGGAGTTGATTTTAAAAAGGCTGATGATTTTATCGCTGCTACGCAAGATACTGCAGACTTTGTCCACGTAAGTGGTGCGCTTAAAACCGCAGCTGTTAGACTTTCAAAAATCGCAAATGACTTAAGACTAATGAACTCAGGCCCAAGATGCGGTCTTGGTGAGATAAATTTGCCTCAAATGCAACCAGGCAGCTCAATCATGCCAGGCAAGGTAAATCCAGTTATCGCTGAGGTTGTAGGTGAAGCTTGCTATGAGGTTATCGGCAATGACGTAACTATTATGCTTTGCTCTGAAAGAGGCGAATTTGAGCTAAATGCATTTGAGCCAGGCATCGCTTATGCGCTATTTAACTCTATATTTATCCTTGAAAATGCTATGAAAACACTAGCTGAAAAAGCTATCAAAAAACTTACTGCAAACCCTGAGGCTTGCTTAAAATCAGTTCTTGGCTCAGTTGGTATCGTAACAGCATTTAACCCATATATCGGTTACGAAAAATCAGCAAGCATCGCTAAAGAAGCTCTTCAAACAGGCAAGGCAGTTGGCGATATCTGCCTAGAGAGAGGCTATCTAAGCAAAGAAGAGATCGATAAGATTTTAGAGCCTAAAAATATGCTAAATCCGAGCATGGTTAAGTAA
- a CDS encoding anaerobic C4-dicarboxylate transporter, translating into MDIMLILQIIVLFGGIYLGVKLGGMGVGYAGGLGVVILALLGMKVDMKDIPMDVILIIASVISAITALQVAGGLDYLVQVATKILRKNPKQINFLAPIVTYFLTILAGTGHTAFSMIPVIVEVAKTQNIKPSAPLALSVVSSQVAITASPISAAFVAMSGLCEKLGVSYPVLLFICISTTFVAMIITAFIINKFYDLDLSKDPIYQDRLAKGLVAEVKDVEYHEPKPYAKRSVAIFAVGVLIVVCYALCISKSLNLVEKPILSRDAAIISFMLTIGFTIAVACKVETGKLLSTSTFQSGMNACICVVGIAWLGTTFVNGHLDAIKEVAKDFVTQYPFILAVALYFLSCLLYSQAATTKVMMPAVAAALGMTSPENSGQIWILVASFAAVSGLFVLPTYPTTLGAIAMDDTGTTRVGKFVFNHSFFIPGTIMVALSVILGFIVAPVLI; encoded by the coding sequence ATGGATATAATGCTGATCTTACAGATTATAGTCCTATTTGGCGGCATCTATCTTGGTGTCAAACTAGGTGGTATGGGCGTTGGCTACGCAGGTGGTCTAGGCGTTGTGATACTCGCTTTACTTGGTATGAAAGTCGATATGAAAGACATCCCTATGGATGTTATCTTGATCATCGCTTCAGTTATCTCAGCGATCACAGCTTTGCAAGTTGCGGGCGGACTTGATTATTTAGTTCAAGTAGCAACTAAAATTTTACGCAAGAATCCAAAACAGATCAACTTTCTTGCTCCGATAGTTACTTACTTTTTAACTATCCTTGCAGGTACTGGACACACTGCGTTTTCTATGATCCCTGTTATCGTTGAGGTTGCAAAAACTCAAAATATCAAACCTTCAGCTCCGCTTGCGCTTTCAGTTGTCTCTTCTCAAGTAGCGATCACTGCAAGTCCTATCTCAGCTGCGTTTGTTGCTATGAGTGGTCTATGTGAGAAGTTAGGTGTTAGCTATCCAGTGTTGCTATTTATTTGTATATCAACTACATTTGTTGCGATGATTATCACTGCGTTTATTATCAATAAATTTTACGATCTTGACCTTTCAAAAGATCCTATCTATCAAGATAGACTTGCAAAAGGTTTGGTTGCAGAGGTTAAGGATGTCGAGTATCACGAGCCAAAACCATACGCAAAAAGATCAGTTGCTATCTTTGCAGTTGGCGTTTTGATCGTTGTTTGTTATGCGCTTTGCATCTCAAAGAGCTTAAATTTAGTAGAAAAACCTATCCTTTCAAGAGATGCAGCTATCATTAGCTTTATGCTAACTATTGGCTTTACGATAGCAGTAGCTTGCAAAGTTGAGACAGGCAAACTTCTATCAACTAGCACTTTCCAAAGTGGTATGAATGCGTGCATCTGCGTTGTTGGTATCGCATGGCTTGGTACAACATTTGTTAATGGACACCTTGATGCTATCAAAGAGGTTGCAAAAGACTTCGTTACTCAGTATCCATTTATCCTAGCTGTTGCACTTTATTTCTTAAGCTGCTTGCTATACTCTCAAGCTGCTACAACAAAGGTTATGATGCCTGCTGTTGCTGCTGCTCTTGGTATGACTAGCCCTGAAAATTCAGGTCAAATTTGGATACTTGTAGCTTCATTTGCTGCAGTTTCTGGTCTATTTGTATTGCCAACATATCCTACAACACTAGGTGCGATAGCGATGGACGATACAGGAACTACAAGAGTTGGTAAATTTGTATTTAACCACTCATTCTTCATCCCAGGAACTATAATGGTTGCATTATCAGTTATCCTTGGATTTATAGTAGCTCCAGTTCTTATATAA